In Picosynechococcus sp. PCC 7002, the following are encoded in one genomic region:
- a CDS encoding CBS domain-containing protein: MLTAADIMNPNVVTIKGLATIASATQCMRVNKTRVLIVDRRHVHDAYGILTATDIVSKVIAYGRDPRAIRVYEIMTKPCIFVSPDLAVEYVARLFSQWNLHSAPVMTDKLLGIITVEDLISKSDFLERPKELLFAAEMQAAIQKTKLICQEKGHDSSDCIQAWAMVEELQAKTAYQQSTKVDKTALEEYLEKNPEAIDHLMVDNWCSG, from the coding sequence ATGCTGACTGCCGCCGATATCATGAATCCCAATGTGGTGACGATCAAAGGTTTAGCGACCATTGCCAGTGCCACCCAATGTATGCGGGTGAATAAAACCCGTGTATTAATAGTTGATCGTCGCCATGTTCACGATGCCTACGGCATTTTGACCGCCACCGATATCGTCAGTAAAGTGATCGCCTATGGTCGTGATCCAAGGGCAATACGGGTCTATGAAATTATGACCAAACCTTGTATTTTCGTGAGTCCTGATCTGGCGGTTGAATATGTTGCCCGCCTATTTAGTCAATGGAATTTGCACAGTGCCCCCGTCATGACTGACAAACTTTTAGGGATAATTACCGTTGAAGATTTAATTAGCAAAAGTGATTTTTTAGAACGTCCCAAAGAACTATTATTTGCCGCAGAAATGCAAGCCGCAATTCAAAAGACAAAATTAATCTGTCAAGAAAAAGGACATGATTCGAGTGATTGTATTCAAGCATGGGCAATGGTGGAAGAACTACAAGCTAAAACCGCCTACCAACAATCTACAAAAGTAGATAAAACCGCCCTTGAAGAATATTTAGAAAAAAATCCAGAAGCCATCGATCATTTAATGGTTGATAATTGGTGTAGTGGTTAA
- the hypB gene encoding hydrogenase nickel incorporation protein HypB, translated as MEIHTHAHDHSHGHHDHHHPHDHEHHHHHNHDGNHSHAIDINQSIFAKNDRLAERNRGYFLAKDLFVINVVSSPGSGKTALLERTIEQLKNKLNSAVIVGDLKTDNDAQRLRKNNIPVAQITTGTLCHLDAEMVLNAARKLALDGVHLLIIENVGNLVCPAAYDLGEHKRIVLLSTTEGEDKPLKYPTMFKSADVVIINKIDIAEVVGFDRDSALENVKKMCPQAQIFELSARTGEGMESWLNYLQSQYQDIAFQAVITV; from the coding sequence GTGGAAATTCATACCCACGCCCATGATCATTCCCACGGGCATCATGACCATCATCACCCCCATGACCATGAACATCACCATCACCATAATCATGATGGGAACCATAGCCATGCCATTGATATTAATCAATCTATTTTTGCAAAAAATGATCGTCTAGCTGAGCGTAATCGCGGCTATTTTTTGGCGAAAGATTTATTTGTTATTAATGTCGTTTCAAGTCCCGGCTCAGGGAAAACGGCATTATTAGAACGCACCATTGAGCAATTAAAAAATAAACTGAATTCAGCCGTTATCGTGGGCGATTTAAAAACGGATAACGATGCCCAACGGCTGCGAAAAAATAATATTCCGGTTGCCCAAATTACCACAGGAACTCTTTGTCATCTCGATGCCGAAATGGTCTTAAATGCCGCCCGAAAACTTGCCCTTGATGGTGTTCATTTATTAATCATTGAAAATGTAGGCAATTTAGTTTGTCCCGCTGCCTATGACCTTGGTGAACATAAAAGGATTGTCTTACTGTCTACCACCGAAGGGGAAGATAAACCCTTAAAATATCCGACGATGTTTAAGTCTGCTGATGTCGTCATTATTAACAAAATTGATATCGCTGAAGTTGTTGGTTTTGACCGTGATTCAGCCTTAGAAAACGTCAAGAAAATGTGTCCCCAAGCACAAATTTTTGAGCTGTCTGCCCGCACGGGGGAAGGGATGGAAAGCTGGTTGAATTATCTCCAAAGCCAATACCAAGACATTGCTTTCCAAGCTGTAATAACTGTATAA
- a CDS encoding oxidoreductase produces MAQETQQKIRFATIWLAGCSGCHMSFLDLDEFLIELIKYVDVVFSPVGSDVKDYPKNVDVCLIEGAVANQENLELLEKVRQNTKLLIAFGDCAVTTNVTGIRNQKGDAQTILERGYKELTEEHRLPQQITGGILPPLLPRVLPIHEVVDIDLFLPGCPPDADRIKAAIAPLLEGKLPEMEGREMIKFG; encoded by the coding sequence ATGGCGCAAGAAACCCAACAAAAAATTCGATTTGCAACAATTTGGTTGGCGGGTTGTTCCGGTTGCCACATGTCTTTTTTAGACCTCGATGAATTTTTAATTGAGTTGATAAAATATGTGGATGTGGTCTTTAGTCCCGTCGGTTCCGATGTCAAAGATTACCCTAAAAATGTCGATGTTTGTCTCATTGAAGGGGCTGTTGCTAACCAAGAAAATTTGGAATTGTTAGAAAAAGTTCGCCAAAATACAAAGCTATTAATTGCCTTTGGGGACTGTGCTGTAACGACCAATGTTACAGGAATTCGCAATCAAAAGGGAGATGCCCAAACCATTTTAGAACGAGGCTATAAAGAACTCACCGAAGAACACCGATTACCCCAACAAATTACCGGAGGAATTTTGCCGCCTTTATTACCCAGAGTTTTGCCCATCCATGAAGTCGTTGATATCGATTTATTTCTCCCCGGTTGCCCCCCCGATGCCGACCGAATTAAAGCGGCGATCGCCCCCTTATTAGAAGGAAAATTGCCGGAAATGGAAGGACGAGAAATGATCAAATTCGGCTAG
- the ureC gene encoding urease subunit alpha, producing the protein MSYRMSRRAYAETYGPTVGDRLRLADTELWLEVEQDFTTYGDEVKFGGGKVIRDGMGQSAVPRADGAVDTVITNALIVDWWGIVKADVGIKDGKIYKIGKAGNPDIQDNIDIIIGPGTEAIAGEGHILTAGGIDSHVHFICPQQIEVAIASGITTMIGGGTGPATGTNATTCTPGEWHISRMLEAAEGFPINLGFTGKGNSAKPEGLIEQVRAGVIGLKLHEDWGTTPAAIDNCLSVADQFDVQVAIHTDTLNEAGFVEDTIAAFKNRVIHTYHTEGAGGGHAPDIIKVCGEANVLPSSTNPTRPYTLNTLEEHLDMLMVCHHLDRSILEDVAFAESRIRRETIAAEDILHDLGAFSMISSDSQAMGRVGETIIRTWQTAHKMKVQRGALAQDTGENDNFRIKRYVAKYTINPAITHGISNYVGSIEEGKYADLCLWKPAFFGVKPELVIKGGAIAYAQMGDPNASIPTPQPIHMRPMFANFGKSMQSTAFTFVSQAAMEADVATRLGLQRTVLPVANCRNLTKRDLKLNDYLPRMEVDPETYHVRADGEMLVCEPATVLPMAQRYFLF; encoded by the coding sequence ATGAGTTACCGGATGTCGCGCCGTGCCTATGCAGAAACCTATGGCCCCACGGTGGGCGATCGCCTGCGTTTAGCAGATACGGAACTGTGGCTGGAAGTGGAACAGGATTTCACCACCTATGGGGACGAGGTGAAATTTGGTGGCGGGAAGGTGATCCGCGATGGCATGGGACAGTCCGCCGTTCCCCGTGCTGATGGGGCGGTAGATACGGTGATTACCAATGCGCTGATCGTCGACTGGTGGGGCATCGTCAAGGCCGATGTCGGTATCAAAGACGGCAAAATTTACAAAATCGGCAAAGCTGGCAACCCTGACATCCAAGACAATATCGACATTATTATTGGCCCCGGCACGGAGGCGATCGCCGGTGAAGGACATATTCTCACTGCTGGGGGCATCGATAGCCATGTGCATTTTATTTGCCCCCAGCAAATCGAGGTGGCGATCGCCTCTGGGATTACCACAATGATCGGCGGCGGCACTGGCCCCGCCACCGGTACCAACGCGACCACTTGCACCCCTGGGGAATGGCACATTTCTCGGATGCTCGAAGCCGCAGAAGGATTTCCAATAAATTTGGGATTTACAGGGAAGGGCAATAGCGCCAAACCAGAAGGACTGATTGAACAAGTCAGAGCTGGGGTGATCGGCCTCAAACTCCACGAAGACTGGGGTACAACCCCTGCCGCTATCGACAATTGCCTTTCTGTCGCCGATCAGTTTGATGTGCAAGTCGCAATTCACACCGACACCCTAAACGAAGCAGGTTTTGTGGAAGATACGATCGCCGCCTTTAAAAATCGTGTCATCCACACCTACCACACCGAGGGGGCTGGGGGCGGCCACGCACCGGACATTATCAAAGTTTGTGGTGAAGCGAATGTGCTGCCGTCTTCAACAAACCCGACCCGTCCCTACACCCTCAACACCCTAGAAGAACACCTGGATATGTTGATGGTTTGCCATCACCTCGATCGCAGTATCCTCGAAGATGTCGCCTTTGCCGAGTCGCGCATCCGTCGGGAAACCATTGCCGCCGAAGATATTTTGCATGACCTGGGAGCCTTTAGCATGATTTCCTCAGATTCCCAGGCCATGGGGCGCGTTGGGGAAACAATTATTCGCACCTGGCAGACGGCCCACAAGATGAAAGTTCAACGGGGCGCTCTGGCCCAGGACACTGGGGAGAACGATAATTTTCGCATTAAACGCTACGTTGCCAAATACACAATTAACCCAGCGATCACCCACGGCATTTCCAATTACGTCGGCTCCATTGAGGAAGGAAAATACGCCGATCTCTGTCTCTGGAAACCCGCTTTCTTTGGGGTCAAACCAGAACTGGTGATCAAAGGGGGGGCGATCGCCTATGCCCAGATGGGAGATCCCAATGCCAGCATCCCGACGCCGCAACCAATCCACATGCGACCAATGTTCGCCAATTTTGGGAAATCAATGCAATCTACCGCCTTCACCTTTGTTTCCCAAGCAGCCATGGAAGCGGATGTGGCGACGCGATTGGGTCTCCAGAGAACCGTTTTACCCGTTGCCAACTGCCGTAACCTGACGAAGCGCGATCTGAAGTTGAATGATTACTTGCCTAGAATGGAGGTAGATCCCGAAACCTACCATGTGCGGGCCGATGGGGAAATGCTCGTCTGTGAACCGGCCACTGTTTTACCTATGGCCCAACGTTACTTTTTATTTTAA
- the hoxU gene encoding bidirectional hydrogenase complex protein HoxU: MAVKTLTINDQLISARAGETILEAARDAGIHIPTLCHLEGVSDVGACRLCLVEIEGSNKLQPACVTEVMEGMVVQTHTEKLEEYRRMTVELLFAEGNHVCAVCVANGNCELQDMAVEVGMDHSRFPYQYPKREVDISHKQFGIDHNRCILCTRCVRVCDEIEGAHVWDVSNRGGESKIVSGLNQPWGAVDACTSCGKCVDACPTGSIFRKGATVGSKLGDRQKLEFLITARTKGEWTR, translated from the coding sequence ATGGCAGTTAAAACTTTAACGATAAATGATCAGCTAATCAGCGCCCGCGCTGGGGAAACGATCCTTGAAGCCGCCCGTGATGCAGGGATTCACATTCCGACCCTGTGCCATCTGGAGGGGGTGTCCGATGTGGGAGCTTGTCGCCTCTGTCTCGTGGAAATTGAGGGGAGTAATAAACTCCAGCCCGCCTGTGTGACGGAGGTGATGGAGGGAATGGTCGTCCAGACCCACACAGAAAAATTAGAAGAATATCGTCGGATGACGGTGGAATTGCTCTTCGCGGAAGGGAACCATGTTTGTGCGGTCTGTGTGGCGAATGGTAATTGTGAGTTACAGGATATGGCGGTAGAGGTGGGGATGGATCATTCGCGCTTTCCGTACCAATATCCAAAGCGGGAAGTGGATATTTCCCACAAGCAATTTGGCATTGACCATAACCGTTGCATCCTCTGTACCCGCTGTGTTCGGGTCTGTGATGAGATCGAGGGGGCACACGTCTGGGATGTATCCAATCGGGGCGGTGAATCAAAAATTGTCTCCGGTTTAAATCAGCCTTGGGGGGCGGTGGATGCCTGTACGAGTTGTGGCAAATGTGTGGATGCTTGTCCAACGGGATCGATTTTCCGCAAGGGAGCCACCGTAGGCAGTAAACTCGGCGATCGCCAAAAACTTGAATTTTTAATTACCGCACGCACCAAAGGAGAGTGGACAAGATAA
- the hoxE gene encoding bidirectional hydrogenase complex protein HoxE, with the protein MAISHAVPADKRFRVLEVAMKRNQYRQDTLIEILHKAQEVFGYLEDEVLEYVARGLKLPLSRVYGVATFYHLFSLKPKGKHTCVVCLGTACYVKGSQELLDKIDETLHIKPGETTPDDQISLVTARCIGACGIAPAVVYDDEVCGKQNADQVMARLRQLSEGS; encoded by the coding sequence ATGGCCATTTCCCATGCGGTTCCTGCGGATAAACGTTTTCGGGTGCTGGAAGTCGCCATGAAACGGAATCAATATCGCCAAGATACCCTGATTGAGATTCTGCACAAGGCCCAGGAAGTCTTTGGTTACCTCGAAGATGAGGTACTTGAATACGTGGCGCGGGGATTGAAACTGCCCCTCAGCCGGGTGTATGGGGTGGCGACGTTTTATCATTTATTTTCTTTAAAGCCGAAAGGAAAACATACTTGTGTCGTGTGTTTGGGGACGGCGTGCTATGTGAAAGGCTCCCAAGAACTCCTCGATAAAATTGATGAAACTCTCCACATTAAACCCGGGGAAACAACCCCTGATGATCAAATTTCTTTGGTTACGGCGCGCTGTATTGGGGCCTGTGGGATTGCGCCAGCGGTAGTTTATGACGATGAGGTGTGCGGCAAACAGAACGCTGATCAGGTGATGGCAAGGTTGCGGCAGTTGTCTGAAGGAAGTTGA
- a CDS encoding Ni/Fe hydrogenase subunit alpha — protein MSKTIIIDPMTRIEGHAKISIYLDDQGEVHEARFHVGEFRGFEKFCEGRPFWEMPALTSRICGICPVSHLIASSKTGDQLLAVKIPVGAGKLRRMINLAQITQSHALSFFHLSSPDLIFGWDSDPKTRNVFGLIAADPDLARGGIRLRKFGQDIIKILGSQKVHPAWSIPGGVRSPLTKEGQTYIKEGLPEAKNTVKNALSLFKKILDSHQEEVTVFGNFPSLYLGLIGESGAWEHYGGILRMIDSHGNIVGDRLDPNNYHEFLGEKLQEDSYLKSPYYKLFGETGVYRVGPLARLNICEHFGTEAADQELIEYRQRHGRIVQASFVYHHARLIEILGSLERIERMIDDPDLFSNRLQAEAGVNQTEAVGVSEAPRGTLFHHYQVDENGLLKKINLVIATGQNNFAINRTVTQIAKHYIHGETVAEGILNRVEAGVRNYDPCLSCSTHAAGQMPMILQLISPDGSIVKEIRRDS, from the coding sequence ATGTCTAAAACAATCATTATTGATCCCATGACTCGCATCGAAGGACATGCCAAAATTTCCATTTATCTAGATGATCAAGGAGAAGTGCATGAAGCACGTTTTCATGTCGGGGAATTTCGGGGGTTTGAGAAATTTTGTGAAGGTCGTCCTTTCTGGGAAATGCCTGCCTTAACGTCCCGAATCTGTGGTATTTGTCCCGTCAGTCATCTAATTGCATCCTCAAAAACAGGCGATCAATTATTAGCTGTAAAGATTCCTGTTGGGGCAGGAAAATTACGGCGAATGATTAATCTTGCCCAGATCACTCAATCCCATGCCCTCAGTTTTTTCCACCTTAGTAGTCCTGATTTAATCTTTGGTTGGGACAGTGATCCGAAGACGAGAAATGTATTTGGTTTAATTGCCGCTGATCCTGATTTAGCACGGGGTGGAATTCGTCTGAGAAAATTTGGACAGGACATTATTAAAATCCTTGGGAGCCAAAAAGTTCACCCCGCTTGGTCAATCCCCGGTGGCGTGCGATCGCCGTTAACAAAAGAAGGACAAACTTATATTAAAGAGGGTTTGCCGGAAGCAAAAAATACCGTTAAAAATGCCCTGAGTTTATTTAAAAAAATTCTTGACTCCCATCAGGAAGAAGTGACAGTTTTCGGTAATTTTCCGAGTCTTTATCTGGGTTTAATAGGCGAGTCCGGCGCATGGGAACATTATGGCGGCATTTTGCGGATGATCGATAGCCACGGCAATATTGTGGGCGATCGCCTTGATCCGAACAATTACCATGAATTTCTGGGGGAAAAATTACAGGAAGATTCCTACTTAAAATCCCCTTACTATAAGCTTTTTGGGGAGACAGGGGTATATCGCGTCGGGCCTTTAGCACGGTTAAATATTTGCGAACATTTTGGCACCGAAGCCGCCGATCAAGAACTCATTGAATATCGGCAACGACACGGCAGAATTGTCCAAGCTTCCTTTGTTTATCACCACGCGAGACTCATTGAAATATTAGGTTCCCTCGAAAGAATTGAGCGGATGATCGATGATCCAGATCTTTTTTCTAACCGTTTGCAAGCAGAGGCAGGGGTTAATCAAACCGAAGCCGTTGGCGTGAGTGAGGCACCACGAGGAACCCTTTTTCATCATTATCAAGTGGATGAAAATGGACTGCTCAAAAAGATAAATTTAGTGATTGCGACAGGACAAAATAACTTTGCTATTAACCGCACCGTGACCCAAATTGCCAAGCATTATATTCATGGTGAAACTGTTGCAGAAGGCATTTTAAATCGAGTGGAGGCTGGGGTGAGAAATTATGATCCTTGTTTAAGTTGTTCGACCCATGCCGCCGGACAAATGCCGATGATTTTACAATTAATTTCCCCTGATGGTTCCATTGTCAAAGAAATTCGTCGTGATAGTTAA
- a CDS encoding Uma2 family endonuclease — protein sequence MISTVPQLFTVEDYLEQEARSALRHEFIQGKIIPMAGASANHNRLTLNLSRLLPFEISDRQYEIFVSDMRLWLPDVASYLYPDVMMIEGAPVFLDESQMAVTNPSMIAEVLSNSTEGFDKNQKFALYRTIPQLQEYLLIDQTYPRVELYQKVGDRQWLLTELMGENAVIKFKFAALEIKLSELYKRVNFVEN from the coding sequence ATGATTTCTACAGTCCCTCAACTTTTTACGGTAGAAGATTATCTCGAACAGGAAGCGAGATCAGCCTTAAGACATGAATTTATTCAAGGAAAAATTATTCCCATGGCAGGGGCTTCCGCAAATCACAATCGTTTGACTTTAAATCTAAGTCGCTTATTGCCGTTTGAAATCAGCGATCGCCAATACGAAATCTTCGTCAGTGATATGCGTCTTTGGTTACCAGATGTGGCTAGTTATCTTTATCCTGATGTGATGATGATTGAAGGCGCACCAGTTTTTCTAGACGAGAGCCAAATGGCGGTGACCAACCCCTCTATGATCGCTGAGGTACTTTCTAACTCCACCGAAGGATTTGATAAAAATCAAAAATTTGCCCTTTATCGCACGATTCCCCAGTTACAAGAGTATTTGTTAATCGATCAGACTTACCCACGGGTAGAGCTTTATCAAAAGGTAGGCGATCGCCAATGGTTATTAACTGAATTAATGGGGGAAAATGCTGTTATCAAATTCAAGTTTGCTGCGCTAGAAATTAAACTTTCAGAATTATATAAACGGGTTAACTTTGTTGAGAATTAA
- the nuoF gene encoding NADH-quinone oxidoreductase subunit NuoF, with translation MTDLAELFEIAEAEQDSHTKIQIRCCTAAGCMSSGSLAVKEELEKQIKEKNLGDRLEVVPVGCMKLCGFAPLVDVSDETCFQQVMPEVAPEIVDVALGETPSDKLEICDRQAPFFTLQKPVVLENSGKIDPERIEAYIARGGYRSLHQVLEDLTPMAVVEEITQSGLRGRGGGGYPTGLKWATVAKMPGDQKYVVCNADEGDPGAFMDRAVLESDPHRVLEGMAIAGYAVGANHGYIYIRAEYPLAIQRLEKAIKQAKSKGLLGSQIFNSPFNFTIDIRIGAGAFVCGEETALIASIEGGRGTPRPRPPYPAQSGLWGHPTLINNVETYANIVPIIREGADWFSSIGTEKSKGTKVFALTGKVKNNGLIEVPMGTPVRQIVEQMGGGIPDSGTVKSVQTGGPSGGCIPADYLDTPIEYDSLIKLGTMMGSGGMIVMDEATNMVDVAKFYMEFCQCESCGKCIPCRAGTVQMSGLLSKMLKGQAEPKDIELLEQLCHMVKEASLCGLGQSAPNPILSTLRYFRAEYDALVGSNAD, from the coding sequence ATGACGGATTTAGCGGAATTGTTTGAAATTGCGGAAGCGGAACAGGACAGCCACACAAAAATTCAGATTCGCTGTTGTACGGCGGCGGGTTGTATGTCCTCCGGCAGTTTGGCGGTGAAGGAGGAACTGGAAAAACAGATTAAGGAAAAAAATTTGGGTGATCGCCTGGAGGTGGTTCCCGTCGGTTGTATGAAACTCTGTGGCTTTGCGCCGTTGGTGGATGTGAGCGATGAGACTTGTTTCCAGCAGGTGATGCCAGAAGTTGCCCCAGAGATCGTCGATGTAGCATTGGGGGAAACGCCCTCGGATAAGCTGGAAATTTGCGATCGCCAAGCGCCATTTTTCACGTTACAAAAACCCGTGGTGCTGGAAAATAGCGGCAAAATTGACCCCGAACGGATTGAAGCGTACATTGCGCGGGGCGGCTATCGGTCATTGCACCAAGTGCTCGAAGATCTGACCCCGATGGCGGTGGTGGAAGAAATTACCCAGAGCGGCCTACGGGGGCGTGGCGGCGGCGGCTATCCCACGGGATTGAAATGGGCGACCGTCGCGAAAATGCCGGGGGATCAAAAATATGTCGTCTGTAACGCCGACGAAGGGGATCCGGGGGCATTTATGGATCGGGCGGTGCTCGAAAGTGACCCCCACCGGGTTCTCGAAGGGATGGCGATCGCCGGCTATGCCGTGGGCGCAAACCACGGATATATTTACATTCGGGCAGAATATCCCCTCGCGATCCAACGCCTCGAAAAAGCAATCAAACAAGCCAAAAGTAAGGGTTTACTCGGTAGCCAGATTTTTAATTCCCCCTTCAATTTCACCATCGACATCCGCATTGGCGCAGGGGCATTCGTTTGTGGCGAAGAAACCGCCCTAATTGCCTCCATCGAAGGCGGACGGGGAACCCCCAGACCCAGACCCCCCTACCCCGCCCAGTCCGGACTGTGGGGACATCCCACCCTAATCAACAACGTTGAAACCTACGCCAACATCGTCCCGATCATCCGTGAAGGGGCAGACTGGTTTAGCAGCATCGGCACCGAAAAAAGCAAAGGCACAAAAGTCTTTGCCCTCACCGGAAAAGTGAAAAATAATGGCTTGATCGAAGTGCCGATGGGAACCCCCGTCCGGCAAATTGTCGAGCAAATGGGCGGTGGCATCCCCGACAGTGGCACAGTCAAATCTGTCCAAACCGGAGGGCCCTCTGGCGGTTGTATTCCGGCGGACTACCTTGATACGCCCATCGAATATGATTCTTTGATCAAACTCGGCACAATGATGGGTTCCGGCGGCATGATCGTTATGGACGAAGCCACTAACATGGTTGATGTGGCGAAGTTTTACATGGAATTTTGCCAGTGCGAATCCTGCGGTAAATGTATCCCCTGCCGTGCCGGAACGGTGCAGATGTCGGGACTGTTAAGCAAAATGCTCAAGGGACAGGCTGAACCCAAGGACATTGAACTGCTCGAACAACTTTGTCACATGGTCAAGGAAGCAAGTTTATGTGGGTTAGGACAGAGTGCGCCCAATCCAATTTTGAGTACCCTGCGCTATTTCCGCGCGGAATATGATGCCCTCGTGGGGAGTAACGCCGATTAA
- a CDS encoding hydrogenase maturation protease has protein sequence MKQTLMIGYGNTLRSDDGAGQKVAEAFFDQENITAIATHQLTPELVEDLVQVEQVYFIDAAPIETVTIKPIQRRDNEHNFGHFIDPKSLLNLAQEIYHYAPDAYLVLIPAQDFKLGENYSEITQKAIETAIHLLQERLTPCMK, from the coding sequence ATGAAACAAACTTTAATGATTGGTTACGGCAATACATTACGTTCTGATGATGGGGCAGGACAAAAGGTTGCGGAAGCTTTTTTTGATCAGGAAAATATAACGGCGATCGCTACCCATCAACTCACCCCTGAATTAGTAGAAGATTTGGTACAAGTGGAGCAGGTTTACTTTATCGATGCGGCTCCCATTGAGACTGTAACGATTAAACCTATTCAACGGAGAGATAATGAACACAATTTTGGACATTTTATTGACCCCAAAAGCCTTCTGAATTTAGCTCAAGAAATTTATCATTATGCGCCCGATGCTTACTTGGTTTTAATCCCTGCTCAAGATTTTAAACTGGGAGAAAACTATTCTGAAATAACCCAAAAAGCAATCGAAACAGCGATTCATCTTTTGCAAGAACGACTCACACCATGCATGAAGTAG
- the hypA gene encoding hydrogenase maturation nickel metallochaperone HypA encodes MHEVAIMTETVAIANAAAERQNATKIVGLTMRIGAISGVVPEALSFAFEAVAGGTLAEQAQLIIETVPVTCYCAQCDRPFTPPDLFYECPLCSSLSQHILSGKEVELKSLEVI; translated from the coding sequence ATGCATGAAGTAGCCATTATGACAGAAACCGTGGCGATCGCCAATGCAGCAGCAGAGCGACAAAATGCCACAAAAATTGTAGGTTTAACCATGCGAATTGGTGCAATCAGTGGTGTCGTTCCTGAAGCCCTGAGTTTTGCCTTTGAAGCGGTGGCAGGCGGAACCCTTGCCGAACAGGCTCAACTAATCATTGAAACGGTTCCTGTGACCTGTTATTGTGCCCAATGCGATCGCCCCTTTACACCCCCTGATTTATTTTATGAATGTCCGTTATGTAGTAGTTTAAGTCAACATATTTTAAGTGGTAAAGAAGTCGAATTAAAATCCTTAGAGGTGATTTAA
- the hypE gene encoding hydrogenase expression/formation protein HypE, whose protein sequence is MDLTCPLPLQNTSHVLLAHGGGGKLMQDLIDKMFATAFGEPCTSHDAAALPVSTEKLAFTTDSYVVQPLFFPGGDIGKLAIYGTVNDLAMAGARPLYLSVGFILEEGLPLETLWQVVVSMQQAAQVVGVQIVTGDTKVVERGKGDGLFINTSGIGIIESRLNIQPKAIAPGDTILVSGDLGRHGIAIMAQREGLAFESPIESDCAPLVEPVQDLLKAGIEIHCLRDITRGGLGAVLNELAIAAGYQFKVHGNQIPVIEAVRGACEIFGFDPVHIANEGRFVAILPEARAAEGLALLQHYNANARQIGLVTTQNCGEQHLAIAPVVVENDLGVTRILERLSGEQLPRIC, encoded by the coding sequence ATGGATTTAACCTGCCCGCTTCCCTTACAAAATACTTCCCATGTACTGTTAGCCCATGGCGGCGGTGGCAAACTGATGCAAGACCTCATCGACAAAATGTTTGCCACGGCCTTTGGTGAGCCTTGCACGAGCCATGATGCAGCGGCCTTACCAGTATCGACGGAGAAACTCGCGTTTACGACGGATTCCTATGTGGTGCAGCCCCTCTTTTTTCCGGGGGGAGACATTGGCAAATTAGCGATTTACGGCACGGTGAATGATCTGGCGATGGCGGGAGCGCGGCCCCTGTACCTTAGTGTGGGCTTCATTTTAGAAGAAGGCTTGCCCTTAGAAACCCTCTGGCAGGTGGTGGTCTCGATGCAGCAGGCGGCCCAGGTCGTCGGCGTACAGATCGTCACGGGGGATACGAAGGTGGTGGAGCGGGGTAAGGGAGATGGTCTGTTTATCAACACATCAGGCATTGGCATTATTGAATCTAGGCTTAATATTCAACCAAAGGCGATCGCCCCTGGGGATACGATTTTAGTCAGCGGAGATCTCGGTCGCCATGGCATCGCGATTATGGCCCAGCGGGAGGGGTTAGCCTTTGAAAGTCCCATTGAAAGTGACTGTGCCCCCTTGGTGGAGCCGGTACAGGATTTGTTAAAAGCAGGAATTGAGATTCATTGTTTACGGGATATCACGCGGGGTGGGCTAGGGGCGGTCTTGAATGAGTTGGCGATCGCCGCTGGATATCAGTTTAAAGTCCATGGCAATCAAATTCCTGTAATCGAAGCGGTGCGCGGGGCCTGTGAAATTTTTGGCTTTGACCCGGTACACATTGCCAATGAGGGCCGCTTTGTGGCGATTTTGCCAGAGGCGAGGGCGGCTGAAGGCTTGGCTCTTTTGCAGCATTACAATGCCAACGCCCGCCAAATTGGTCTCGTGACGACCCAAAACTGTGGGGAACAACATTTGGCGATCGCCCCCGTGGTTGTAGAAAATGATCTGGGGGTAACACGCATTTTAGAACGTCTGAGTGGTGAACAATTACCGCGAATTTGTTAA